The genomic window TGGACCAGAATTTTCAAGGAGAAATTGTGGTTTTTTAACATAGCCAGACCCTCCATTGGCTCTAAACATTCCGTGCATCATCCAGAGTGACCTTCCATATCCCTGTATCCAAGAACATAACATTGTGAAACATATTTCTACTAGCTCAAAAGGAAGAGACGAAAAATGGAGATTCTCCGGTACCTGCATATTAAGCGCAACCATTTGAGCTCCATGAATCCACCCCATTAATGGGTTGTAATTTGATGAGGTAATTCTACTGCCTTTTGGATAAATCCTAAGAAAATTCTTCTGTGTGAACCTACAAAAATTTGGTCATTAGCTAGATCCACGACAATAAGAAGAAACTTGACCAAACAGTGCAAATTGAACAAGGTTTAGGTACCTGACTACATGAGATTTATGAGTCTCTGTGGCTTTTTTAAATTTCAGTTCGTTCCAGCTGATACGACATGTTTTGTCAGGAACCACCCTTAAGACTTCATGCACTTCACCCTTGCTTTTTGCACCATGAATAGCAATTAGAGCTTCATACTTGGGTGGTGCAATGAGCTGCAATGCAGACTCCCCACCATCATCTGAATCTTCGTTCTCCTCGCGATCTTTCTTTGGCTATACAAAACAGTTCTGACTCGGTAAGAAAAGTTTAAAGAAATGAAATGACTTTTGAATTTGCTGTTTTACTACCTTATGGCTTTTTTCAAGGTCAGAAACTTCCTCTCCCCACGGTTCGTCCTTTTGGTGGTGGGAACCCATCTCCATTTCCTTCGTATCCTCAGGTTCTTGCCGCTTTTTTGGTGGTTTAGTTGAGATAAGGATCCGATATTTCAACGATTCGGGTGAACGGGATTCTGCTGAGCCTTCTTTGGCAGGGTTAAACAACATCTTTCCATATGTTTCAGTTATCATCTACAAGTGAATCCGGTTAATTTCTAGTTGGCAAAATGGCTCATTACAAAATCCAAAAGAGTAAAGAACAGAACAGTAAACTCTACCTTAGCTACTTTTGACTGAAGATCCGGAGTAAGATGGTCTTCTAGAGTTATTACAACAGGGTATGGTGAAGCGACAAAAGCATATTCTTTGATAGATCTCAAACATTTTATGAGATCAATTCGAGTTGTTAACGTCCTAAAATCCAGCAGAGAAAATGATTTCAAACAAAAATGTAGAATAGACGAACAGTTATAGAATGTTGTAAACTATTGCATGTTACAAAGACGAGCCTAAAGTTTATACCATCCATGAACAACATCGATGTAATCTTTCGATGAATTCGGCCATAAATCTAACTCGATTACTCTTACACCTTTCTGGAGAGCCTGTATGATCGGTACGTCGCTGCATTTACTACTTATTTGATTCCCGGTTAAGTACGAATTGTGCCCTGTGTATATGAAATAATGTGACAGTGGTGCAGTCATATCATGGTGAACCTGCAAAATCATAAGCAAAAACGTCTAGGCTTACTAAAAGTTCTAAAAGAACACCAGAATTACATCTGAGCTTACTAAGTGGGTGCCCCATATAATTTCATTCTTCAGTCGAGGTTTGATAAACCCCTAAACCAATACGAGGGTGTCTATAACAATTTCATGAGATAGAGAGTGATGATAATTTGGTACCCGATGACCCACCGACATACGGACAGAATGCGTTAATAATTCTTGATTCgtaaaatgagtcatttgtccaaatatttttaaaacaagaTTCAAATGGACGAGAAAAATTTATTTTGAGTGAAATagacaaggatgaaactggattcatcctaacttaaacttaaaaaatagaaaggatgaaactggatgtatcctgatgtaaattaaaaataaaaaaaaaatatttaaaaataggtaggatgaaactgtttacatcttaattatttttacatttttttccatttaaacagtatcaaaatcttctgttgattttggtttttttaactaATTTCGTGTTCTCGATTCTATGCACAACTACCATTTGTTTACACTTTACTAAAAGCCTACATGAAAATGATACTATATCTTTTAGAAAATAGTCTTTGCCATGGGAATAACACATCCTCTACCATTATGTCAATTCCTGCACCCAGTAGAAGACCTGTTGGCCGTTGCAATGCACGTATACGTAATATCATTGTTACGTATACGTAAAATCGCACCCTAAGGAGTTGATATTATGTGAAAACAGATGCAATCCGGTAAaacagaacaaaaagaaaaaattgtgcACTCCAAATATCTACTTGGGTGCCGAATTACCTAACAACCTAATCGGATTTAATAAATACTGATAACTGGGATTTTTGTTTGAAGGTGGCAAAGTGATGAATAACATAATTAATCCTCCCTGTAGTCACGGCACATGCGCCGCATGAAACTTTTTGGTCAATTTAAACACATAAGTTAACAGATGACATACCAGAATAGAAATTCCTAGAAAATGATTGTTTATTCGTTATAAAATCATTTTTCTCGGagacgatgaagaagatataGTTTAGTATTTAGGAAATAATTAACAACTAACCGAGTCACAGGACACGTCGCATATCGGTATTAGCTTAGAATTAGAAATTTAGAAGCCTCATGGTCATCTCTTAACCACCTATGTCAGATACTAAAAGTTCATTTTTTGTGGTATAATAATCCAAGTCCGGTCATCACCCAAATTATTCCGGCAATCTAACATCCTAATATATGACCATAAAGTCTTTCAAGTTTCAACTCGTATTTGTTGCAGCCTGCAGGGTGACAAAagttgcaaatgaagaaaaaatctCACTGGCCAAAGAATTCCAGTTCCCAAAGGGAGACTTTCATCAGTCGTAGACTTATTATAACTGTTTCTGTCATGACTTTATCAATTGACTTCATAACCCTAAAATGAAAAGTATAATCATAATTAACGAGTTTACCTGGGGTAGAAGAGGAGGATTAGAATCACTGAAGAGAAACCTGAAGAAAGCTTCAAGATTAAACTCTTCTTTTCTATGAAAAATCTTAACATGATGGTGTTGTTGTTTCAGTACTTCATCCATGATCTTT from Papaver somniferum cultivar HN1 unplaced genomic scaffold, ASM357369v1 unplaced-scaffold_19, whole genome shotgun sequence includes these protein-coding regions:
- the LOC113338348 gene encoding phosphoinositide phospholipase C 2-like is translated as MANKQNFTVCCCFNRSYKLRASEAPKDVINLFNQYSVNGTMTVDNFQDFLFHYEGEKDTTKERAQKIMDEVLKQQHHHVKIFHRKEEFNLEAFFRFLFSDSNPPLLPQVHHDMTAPLSHYFIYTGHNSYLTGNQISSKCSDVPIIQALQKGVRVIELDLWPNSSKDYIDVVHGWTLTTRIDLIKCLRSIKEYAFVASPYPVVITLEDHLTPDLQSKVAKMITETYGKMLFNPAKEGSAESRSPESLKYRILISTKPPKKRQEPEDTKEMEMGSHHQKDEPWGEEVSDLEKSHKPKKDREENEDSDDGGESALQLIAPPKYEALIAIHGAKSKGEVHEVLRVVPDKTCRISWNELKFKKATETHKSHVVRFTQKNFLRIYPKGSRITSSNYNPLMGWIHGAQMVALNMQGYGRSLWMMHGMFRANGGSGYVKKPQFLLENSGPYHHFSHFSDSLPVAKTLKVNLYMGEGWHLDFKHTHFDLFSPPDFYTKIGIAGVKCDSVLKQTETINDDWTPVWDQEFEFPLSVPELALLRIQVHESDPTGKDDFGGQTCLPVSELRAGIRAVPLYSRKGEKYKSVKLLMKFEFC